GGGTTTGGGCGGTTCAACTTTGGGTGCCGGTTTGTTCCAGGATTTCGAACTATAAGTATTGTAATACGACATTAGTACAATATTTTTCTTGGTAACGAGAGAATGAAAAAAATTATTTTACCAGTAGCAATTTCTTCATTTCGTTGTAATGCAAGATTCCATTTTGCGAAATATCTATACGATAGAAATACACACCGCTGGTTAAATGGCTTGCATCAAACTCAACTTTGTGCATTCCTTTATCTATTTCTTCGTTGTTCAATAACGTTGCAACTTCTTTTCCAAGAACATCATAAACCTTTAATGTTACAACACTATTAACAATTACCTGATAACGAATAACAGTAACTGGATTAAACGGATTCGGATAATTTTGTGAAAGAACATACTTCAACGGAGTGCGTGTGTTTTCTGAAACATCCAATGGATTTTCAAACAATTGATAAAACCCGGGAACAAGATTTTCTACTTTCGAGGATGCGCCGGAAGTCCAGTAAATAATTACCGAATCAATGACCGATGAAGAACTGATTCCAAAAAGTTGAACAAAACTGTTTTGCGACATCAAACCGTTTCCGCATGAAATTTCGCGCATTTGTTGAACTCCGTTTGTGTACAACAATATTTTCGTTCCGATAGCGTTTTTGCCTGATGAACTTCCGATACATTGCAAACGAAGTGTGTTGTTTCCATTTGAAAAATTTTTGAAAAAGAAATTTACAGAACTTGCATTGCCCACAAACACATCGGGAAAACCATTGTTATCAAAATCCGTCACGCTCATTCCACGCGAATCTGCGAGTGAATAAATCCCCGCGCGTCCCGAAAATTCATTAAACGTTCCATTGCCGTTGTTTTTAAAAACTTTTGTCGGTCCATTTTTGGCAACAACTACATCGAGAAAACCATCAGCATTGAAATCAATCCACTGTGAAGAACTGTTCACGCCGTTACTCGAAATTCCGGAAAGAGAAGTTACATCGGAAAATGTTCCGTTACCGTTATTTTTGAAAAGTCGAATCAATTGCTGATTAACGATAAGCAAATCGTTGAATCCATCATTATTGAAATCGCCAAACGTTGCCGATTGTCCACTGGATATATTTGAAACTCCTGCGGCGTCGGTTCCATCAGTAAAAATTCCGTTGCCATGATTCAAGAATAATTTGCTCGGCTGATTATTTTTTGCAACAATATACACATCATTATCGCCGTCGTTATCAACATCGCTCCACGCGCACGAAATTCCATTCGCAGAAAAATTGATTCCGGAAATTCCTGTAACGTCTTCGTAGATGCCGTTGTTGTTCTTAAACACTTTCGTCGGCGCATTTGCGCAAACAACGATAACATCCATCCATCCATCACTATTGAAATCGGCAAATGATGCGGAACTTGATTTACTTGCAAATTCCAAAACGCTTGCTGTGTTGCGTGAAAACGTTCCATTCCCATTGTTATGAAACAGTTTATTCTTTCGCGTGTTACCAAGAATATTGGTCGTGAGCAAATACAAATCATCAAAACCATCGTTATCATAATCGGCAAAAATTCCTGCGCGATTGAGTTCCGCATCAAAAACTCCCGCACTGTTTGTAACATCGGTGAATGAATCATTTCCATTGTTCCGAAATAATTTGCTTCCGTTATTATTCGCAACAAAAATATCCGCGAATCCATCGTTGTTGAAATCCGCAGACGAAACACCGAACGCTTCACCTGCAGAATCGGTTACACCAAGATAATCCGCCCAATCTTCAAAGTTTTGAAACACGAACGATGTATCCCAAATTGTTGCATTACAAACAACGAGAGAATCTTGTTTGGTAATATGTGTAATCGCAATTCCGGTAACTTCATTTTGATAGTCTCGGGAATTCGGAAGCGTAAAACCATCGAAGATGAAATTCGGATTGTTTGCGCCGTTTCTTCCCGGAAACGGATCTCCAGCATTTCCGCGATTCAATCCGCGATTGAGTTCGCGTAAACCATCCGCTTGTTCAATATCTACTTTGTAATGGTTCGGATCGTTTTGACTGTTTCGATTATTATCCACGTGATATATCAGCAATCCACTTTCCAAAAGAAACGCATCGAATTTTTTTCGCTGACGATTTTCAACAATAATATATTCATTCCCCATTTCACCGTTTCGCCATAATTTATAACTGACAGGAAAATATGTTGCAGGCAGAATTTCTAGATTTATTTCCGTTGTAGAAATTACTGTCGGCGTAACCCACCCAAGTTGTTCTTTGCACCATGCGGACATTTGCGACGGAGTTTCTGAATGTCCTTGGTCTCCTCCGTACGCACCACTTGCCATCAAACACCATCCGCCAAGTCCTTCGCCTGAACCAGCGGGAGCATACAAATCGGGCAACCCAAAAATATGTCCTAACTCATGACAAAAAACTCCAATCGTTTCAATCGGTCCGCCCGTATTATTACTTCCCTGCATTTCCGGTTCAATCGCATACGGACCATCAACAATAACTTTTTTATTCCCGGGAAGTGTATCATTGGTTTCAAATACTTGACCGGAATAGTACACAAAACTAAACACGTGCGACCAAATATTATTCGCCCCCGCAGCAGCATCTGCGCCTGTGTGAATAATAATAAGAAACGGAATATGACCGTTTCCTTCCGCATCATAGTAGCGGATATACGGACGAAAATCAACGGCAGAATCTGCGGCGCTAAGTAATTCCCACGTAAATTGCGCACCGTCGCCGCCGTCAAGAATTTCCGAAAGTGTATGCGGAAGCGTGTACCATCCTTCGCATTTTCCGGTTAAGTGCATTTGTCCGTATGAAGTTTCTCTGTAAAAATCTGTAACTGTTCCCGTTGGATTTGGTCCGTCAAAAAGTTGCGATTGGAACTGCAAACGCGAATATGTTGGCGGTAAATCAAGATACGCACCCATTAACGCAGGCGCAAACACGGTGTCCGTAAGTATATTGGGATTTGCATACAAAGACGGGAATTGCTCCCGATGTAATTTTCGCTCACGGAATTTTTTTGCCCAATATCCTTCGCTGTATGTTCGCCGCATTGTTTGAAATTCTTTTTCGTAACGATGGGGAATTGTCCTTCCTTGTTTCACAGGAATTATCGAAAGCGAAATAGTGAGGAAGAAGAAATGGATGGGCAAAAAGAAAACAATTTTTTTTCCAACGTTCATATTCGTGTTTTGGTTTTGTTAAATTTTGTTGCGTGAAATTTCCGAAAAAATTTTTACTATACCAATAGGCATTGACAGAAACATTTACTAAATTTTGTTCCAAAAATTTGCAATTGTTTTCTTCATTTTACGAATCAGTGAACACATCCAGTTTTAAAAACAACACTCCGCAGCACGATGCCGCGCATATCTCCAACGAAACAGAACGCAAGTATATCATTGAACGCGTAGGACCGGCGCGCGTTGTGCAGTTATACGCCGACGGATTTGAAAATCTTTCATTGAAAGAAAAAATATTTTCGTATTATGTTTCCCGAGCAGCGCTTGCCGGACGCGACATCGCAATTGACCAACATCACAGCAATGCATTGGAAATTCGCGATATGTTGGAAAAAATTGTTACGTATTCCGATGGAATTGAAAACCGAATTCTCGAAAAAATTTTTACGTACTTAAAACTGTTTTGGCTCAACAACGGATTTTATGACAATCTCACATCGAAAAAAATCAATCCCGAATTTACTTTTGAAGCATTACGAGCGGCAGCAAAATTAGCGCAGAACAACGGCGCGAACATTATTTCCGACAACGAAGATATTGAAACGAAACTCTTTCGATTGAAGCGCGTCATTTTCAATATGGAATCGCAACCGATGCTTTGCAATAAAACTCCCGGCGAAGATTACATTAAAGGAAGCGCAGTGAATTATTACCGCGGCGATTTAGCATACGAAGAAGTGCGACGGTGGGCGGCATTGGGTTTTGAACGGCATCCGTTAAACTCAACGGTTGTCAAAGAACACGGAAGAATTACTGAACATATTTGGCGCGCCGGCGGCGAAGGTTTTCCTCCGGGAATGTACGCCAAAGAATTGCAGAACGTTATTTACTTTCTCGAACAAGCAATTCCGTTTGCAAGTTCGGAAAACCAAGTGAAGACTCTTCAACTGCTTGTCAAGTATTTTAAGACGGGCGAGCAAAATGATTTTCGTAATTACAACATTCAATGGATTAAAGATTCATCGAATGTTGATTTTATTATGGGTTTCATTGAAGTGTATCTTGACCCCTGCGGTAAAAAAGGAGAATGGGAGGCATCAGTTTTTTATACCGACCCCGAACTTACGTTGGTTATGGAACATCTTGCACATCTTGCACATTATTTTGAAACAAAAATGCCGTGGGCAAACGAATATAAAAAACATATCCTGCATCCTCCGATTGCGAAAGTTATCAATGTTATTGTGGAAACGGGAGGCACGGGACCTATTTCACCGATTGGAATCAATCTTCCAAATGAACAGGCGTTGCGACAACAATTTGGCTCGAAAAGTATTTTGCTGCGCAATGTTGCCGACGCGTACGAACAATCCAGCGGAAAAGATTTGTTAGTGGAATTTGCGTGGGATGACGAAGAAATTTTCAACCATGAAAAATATGGGACGAAAGCGGATAATCTCCACACTGCATTACACGAAATTATCGGACACGGTTCCGGAAAAGTAAGCACGCACCTCATTGGCGACCCTGCGAATTATCTTCCCGGGTATTACAATACATTAGAAGAAGCGCGCGCAGATTTAATTGCGTTGTGGTGCGTCTTTGATACGAAACTTATTGAAACAGGTATTGCCGAAAATATCTTTGAACTGAAAAAAATCGCTGAGACAATGTTCCAGCAAGCAGTACGGGTTGCGTTAACTCAGTTGCGAAGAATCGGCGATTCGGAACACTTGGAAGAAGACCATATGAAAAACCGCCAACTTATTGTGCATTACTTGATGGAAGATTTTCGCGCAGTTCGTAAAGTTTCACGCAACGGAAAAACATACTACCGTATTATGGATTTCGAACGCGCACATTCCGCAGTCGGACGATTACTTGCCGAAGTAATGCGAATAAAAGCGGAAGGAGATTTGAAAGCCGCTAAAAACCTCATTGATACTTACGGTTTGAAAGTCGATAAAGAACTGAGAATCGAAGTTCAGGAACGCGTGAAAAAACTCGACGCGCCTGCTTACACGGGATTCGTGCAACCAAGTTTGGAACTGGTCAAAAATTCTTCTGGAGAAATTATTGATGTGAACGTAACGTATCCCCTAGATTTGAAAACACAAATGTTCGAGTATTCACAACTTTCAAAACAAGAAACACCCGTTGAGAAAAAACCTCATACACGCTCATCACGTTTTGCGCATATTACGCTTTCATAAAGAATTAACTATGGAGAAAATAAAATTACCTATGGAAACACCAAAGAACAAAACCCAAATACAAACAACATTCCAGTTCTAAAATCCCAACGAAAAGACTTGTATGGATATTTGCTGAATTCGGTTTTGGAATTTTTTCTTCAACGATATTTGTCGCGTACCATCAGTAATTAATAGAAGACTTTGTCGCTTTGCTCTTTGCAATGACATTCTCCCTACCTTTTGCAAAGACTTCTAATATTCACTCCCGCTCACACGTTCTATCTTCGCACCTAAATGCACTAATTTTTTTTCTATTGTCTCATATCCTCTATCGAGATGATACACGCGCAGCACTTCCGTTATCCCTTTTGCAACAAGTCCTCCAAGAATTAACGACGCTGACGCGCGCAAATCCGTTGACATTACTTTTGCTCCTTTCAATGTTCGCACACCTTTCACAATCGCAGTATTTTCTCTCAACGTAATATCTGCTCCAAGACGAATAAGTTCCGGAACGTGTTTAAATCGGTCGAGATAAATTGTATCTTCAACCAATGATGTTCCGTTTGCTTTCGCCATTAACGCAATCCACTGCGCCTGAACATCCGTTGGAAATCCCGGGAACGGCGCTGTTGTTACATTCACCGGAGAGATGATTCCATCGGAAGAAATTTTCACAGAATTGTTATGAATTTCCATCTGCGTTCCGCATTCTTCAATTTTGCTTAATACGGAAGTGAGATGCTCAGGAATAACCTTGTGCAGTATGACATTTCCGCCGGTTAATGCAACAGCACAGAGAAACGTCGCCGCCTCAATTCTATCGGGAATAACTTCAAATGATGTTGGCGCAAGTTCGTCCACGCCTATGATTTCGAGATGTGATGTACCGATGCCGTTGATGCGCGCACCCATTTTCAAAAGAAAATCCGCAAGCGTTATTATTTCCGGTTCAGTCGCGGCATTCTCAATAATTGTTGTCCCTTTCGCCAGTGTTGCCGCCATCATTATATTTCCCGTTGCGCCAACGCTCGATACATCGAATACCATTCTCGTTCCCTGCAATCGTTTTGCTTTCGCAACGATGTAACCGTTTTCCAAATCAATTTCTGCGCCAAGGTTTTTCAACCCTTCAATATGTAAATTCACTGGACGCGGACCCCACGCGCATCCTCCAGGAAGTGAAACTTTTGCATATCCGTATCGCGAAAGCAACGGACCGAGTACATAAATCGAAGCGCGCATTTTCTTCACGTGTTCGTAGGGCGCTTCGTAAGTATTCACGTGTGATGTATCGAGCGTTAGTTTGTTCTGTTTTTGCGTAGATGCTCCTCCCATTGTTTGAAGAAGTTTTCGCATTGTTGAAATATCACCGAGTTGAGGAGCGTTCGAAAAGTTGTATGTTCCTTGTGCAAGCAGTGTTGCTGGCATTAAAGCAAGCAAAGCATTTTTCGCTCCACTGATGGTAACTTCTCCGTTCAACTGTTCGCCGCCATGAATGATAAATTTGTCCATAGAATTTCTTTATTTATACATCTTAAAATTTGACAACTGTATGATCTCAGAATCATTCCATTCCTGCGGTTGCCAACTGCGTACATAGATTTGCGGATTCTTCTGTAAAAAATCTACGAGCAAAAAAAGATGTCCTTCATCTGCGTAGGTATTCGATTGATACTGTTGCCGCATACTGATTCCGTACACACCGTGTTCATCATTCTTCCGATGGATTTGGAACGAAGAAAACTTCAATGCAATATCGTTGGCATTCTTAAAATTGTTCCTCACATTTTTTAAGTATTGTTCCTTCGTGTATTGCAAAGAAGTTCCGCTTTTCCGACTATGCGCATTTGTGTGAGTTCTTGTGCAAAGAGAACAGTATTTTGAAAAATGCATACCGCCATCCAAAGGAAGAAATATTTCATCGTTAAGTAAATGTGGTAACAAAAAACGGGATGAAGTTACAAAAAAAAATTTTTGTCGGGAAAGATGGGATTTTTTTTCCATTTATTTTTTTTCTCCTTCCAAAATTTTTCCTATATACAACCTGTTTTTTTTCACAACTTCACATACTATTATGAAACTGAAATTTCTTTTCGTTGTTCTTGTTGTAACAAGTTCTTTTCGCGATGTTGTCGTTGCGCAATCGCAGGAAAAAATTGATACAGCGGTTATTTCCAAAATCAAAGATGAGGGGATGAACCGTTCGCAAGTAATGGAACTGCTCAGTTATCTTACAGACATTTACGGTCCTCGCCTCACCGGTTCTCCCGAATATAACAAAGCGGCACAATGGGCAAAAGAAAAACTCACTTCCATGGGAATAGAAAATGCGCATCTCGAAGCGTGGGGTCCGTTTGGTCGCGGATGGACACTGAAAAAATTTTCCCTTTCGATGCTCGAACCAAAAACGCTTCCACTCATTGCATACCCGAAAGCGTGGAGCCCTGCAACCCAAGGAACGATTTCCGGTGATGTTCTTTATCTCGACGCAGCAATAGACAGCACATTTGAACATTACAAAGGAAAATTACAAGGAAAATTTGTCTTGTTCAGCGATGCACGCAGCATCAAAGCGCATTTTGAAGCGGAAGCATCGCGCGAAACGGATTCGAGTTTGCTCGCGCTTGCAAATGCCGATATGCCGCAACAAAGCCAACGCAGATTTGAACAAACTCCGGAACAAAAACTTCGCGCGCGCTATAATTTCAACAAATGGAAAATGTGTATCGAAGAAGGCGCGCTTGCGGTGTTGGAATCCAATCGCGGCGACGGCGGCAACATCTTTGTGCAAGGCGCAAATGTTCCCAATCATCCTGATACGCCTTCCACGCGTTCCCTACGCGTGTACAGTGAAAAAGCAAAAACACTTCCGCAAGTTGTTCTTTCTGCGGAACAGTACAACCGCATTCTTCGAATGATAAAAAAAGGTGAACGCGTGAGATTGGAATTGAATCTTGACGTCGCTTTTACCAAAGAAGATTCTTCCTACAACATTATTGGAGAAATTCCCGGAACAGATTTACAAAATGAAATCGTTATGCTTGGCGCGCATTTCGATTCGTGGCACGGAGGTACCGGCGCAACCGACAATGCAACCGGTTCTGCAGTTTGTATGGAAGCAATGCGAATTTTAAAAACGTTAGATGTGAAACCGCGAAGAACCATTCGACTTGGTTTATGGGGAGGTGAAGAACAAGGACTTCTGGGTTCGCAAGCGTACGTGAAAAAACATTTCGGAACAAAATTCAACGACTCAACGGGAAAAGAAGTAACATCATTGTTTGAACAAAAAACGACTGTGCAGTTGAAACCCGATGCGGAAAAATTTTCTGTGTACTTCAATAACGATAACGGAAGTGGAAAAGTGCGCGGCGTGTATATGCAAGGAAACGAAGCAACTCGACCGATTTTCCGTGAATGGTTAAAACCGTTTTATTCGATGGAGGCATCCACACTCACGCTTTCGAACACAGGAGGAACAGACCACTTATCGTTCGATGCCATTGGACTTCCTGGATTTCAATTTATTCAGGATGAACTTGAGTATTTTACGCGAACACACCACTCGACAATGGATGTGTTCGAACGTGTGCAGGAAGAAGATTTGAAACAAGCGTCCATTGTCATGGCAGCATTTGTGTATAATGCGGCAATGCGCGATAATAAATTTCCGCGTAAAGCGTTTCCGATTTCAAAACCGCAAGGAAGCAATTAATTTTTTTCTCGTGTTCGATTCTGAAATACGAACCGAACACGATATAGATACCACTTGCAACAACTCTTTAAAAACTTTTCATTTCTCACGCTCGCAGATATTGGAAGCCGCGTGTTCGGATTTTTTGCAACGGTGTATCTTGCACAAACACTCGGCGTCGAAAAGTTTGGCATATTGAACATCGGATTTGCATTTCTTTCATACGGAACACTTGCCATCAATCCCGGTATTCAACTGTTTGCAACGCGCGAAGTAACGCAACACAGAAACAATCTTAGCGAATTTGTGAACGACATCCTTTCATTACGTATTATTCTTTCTGTTGCTGCAATGGTTATGGTATTTTTCATTTCGTACATTTTTTTCCCAATCGAAATTGTACCACTTGTTGCTCTTTTTTCACTCTCACTGTTTCCTGTTGCGCT
The DNA window shown above is from Ignavibacteria bacterium and carries:
- a CDS encoding M6 family metalloprotease domain-containing protein; the encoded protein is MNVGKKIVFFLPIHFFFLTISLSIIPVKQGRTIPHRYEKEFQTMRRTYSEGYWAKKFRERKLHREQFPSLYANPNILTDTVFAPALMGAYLDLPPTYSRLQFQSQLFDGPNPTGTVTDFYRETSYGQMHLTGKCEGWYTLPHTLSEILDGGDGAQFTWELLSAADSAVDFRPYIRYYDAEGNGHIPFLIIIHTGADAAAGANNIWSHVFSFVYYSGQVFETNDTLPGNKKVIVDGPYAIEPEMQGSNNTGGPIETIGVFCHELGHIFGLPDLYAPAGSGEGLGGWCLMASGAYGGDQGHSETPSQMSAWCKEQLGWVTPTVISTTEINLEILPATYFPVSYKLWRNGEMGNEYIIVENRQRKKFDAFLLESGLLIYHVDNNRNSQNDPNHYKVDIEQADGLRELNRGLNRGNAGDPFPGRNGANNPNFIFDGFTLPNSRDYQNEVTGIAITHITKQDSLVVCNATIWDTSFVFQNFEDWADYLGVTDSAGEAFGVSSADFNNDGFADIFVANNNGSKLFRNNGNDSFTDVTNSAGVFDAELNRAGIFADYDNDGFDDLYLLTTNILGNTRKNKLFHNNGNGTFSRNTASVLEFASKSSSASFADFNSDGWMDVIVVCANAPTKVFKNNNGIYEDVTGISGINFSANGISCAWSDVDNDGDNDVYIVAKNNQPSKLFLNHGNGIFTDGTDAAGVSNISSGQSATFGDFNNDGFNDLLIVNQQLIRLFKNNGNGTFSDVTSLSGISSNGVNSSSQWIDFNADGFLDVVVAKNGPTKVFKNNGNGTFNEFSGRAGIYSLADSRGMSVTDFDNNGFPDVFVGNASSVNFFFKNFSNGNNTLRLQCIGSSSGKNAIGTKILLYTNGVQQMREISCGNGLMSQNSFVQLFGISSSSVIDSVIIYWTSGASSKVENLVPGFYQLFENPLDVSENTRTPLKYVLSQNYPNPFNPVTVIRYQVIVNSVVTLKVYDVLGKEVATLLNNEEIDKGMHKVEFDASHLTSGVYFYRIDISQNGILHYNEMKKLLLVK
- a CDS encoding M20/M25/M40 family metallo-hydrolase yields the protein MKLKFLFVVLVVTSSFRDVVVAQSQEKIDTAVISKIKDEGMNRSQVMELLSYLTDIYGPRLTGSPEYNKAAQWAKEKLTSMGIENAHLEAWGPFGRGWTLKKFSLSMLEPKTLPLIAYPKAWSPATQGTISGDVLYLDAAIDSTFEHYKGKLQGKFVLFSDARSIKAHFEAEASRETDSSLLALANADMPQQSQRRFEQTPEQKLRARYNFNKWKMCIEEGALAVLESNRGDGGNIFVQGANVPNHPDTPSTRSLRVYSEKAKTLPQVVLSAEQYNRILRMIKKGERVRLELNLDVAFTKEDSSYNIIGEIPGTDLQNEIVMLGAHFDSWHGGTGATDNATGSAVCMEAMRILKTLDVKPRRTIRLGLWGGEEQGLLGSQAYVKKHFGTKFNDSTGKEVTSLFEQKTTVQLKPDAEKFSVYFNNDNGSGKVRGVYMQGNEATRPIFREWLKPFYSMEASTLTLSNTGGTDHLSFDAIGLPGFQFIQDELEYFTRTHHSTMDVFERVQEEDLKQASIVMAAFVYNAAMRDNKFPRKAFPISKPQGSN
- a CDS encoding peptidase M49, giving the protein MNTSSFKNNTPQHDAAHISNETERKYIIERVGPARVVQLYADGFENLSLKEKIFSYYVSRAALAGRDIAIDQHHSNALEIRDMLEKIVTYSDGIENRILEKIFTYLKLFWLNNGFYDNLTSKKINPEFTFEALRAAAKLAQNNGANIISDNEDIETKLFRLKRVIFNMESQPMLCNKTPGEDYIKGSAVNYYRGDLAYEEVRRWAALGFERHPLNSTVVKEHGRITEHIWRAGGEGFPPGMYAKELQNVIYFLEQAIPFASSENQVKTLQLLVKYFKTGEQNDFRNYNIQWIKDSSNVDFIMGFIEVYLDPCGKKGEWEASVFYTDPELTLVMEHLAHLAHYFETKMPWANEYKKHILHPPIAKVINVIVETGGTGPISPIGINLPNEQALRQQFGSKSILLRNVADAYEQSSGKDLLVEFAWDDEEIFNHEKYGTKADNLHTALHEIIGHGSGKVSTHLIGDPANYLPGYYNTLEEARADLIALWCVFDTKLIETGIAENIFELKKIAETMFQQAVRVALTQLRRIGDSEHLEEDHMKNRQLIVHYLMEDFRAVRKVSRNGKTYYRIMDFERAHSAVGRLLAEVMRIKAEGDLKAAKNLIDTYGLKVDKELRIEVQERVKKLDAPAYTGFVQPSLELVKNSSGEIIDVNVTYPLDLKTQMFEYSQLSKQETPVEKKPHTRSSRFAHITLS
- the murA gene encoding UDP-N-acetylglucosamine 1-carboxyvinyltransferase, with amino-acid sequence MDKFIIHGGEQLNGEVTISGAKNALLALMPATLLAQGTYNFSNAPQLGDISTMRKLLQTMGGASTQKQNKLTLDTSHVNTYEAPYEHVKKMRASIYVLGPLLSRYGYAKVSLPGGCAWGPRPVNLHIEGLKNLGAEIDLENGYIVAKAKRLQGTRMVFDVSSVGATGNIMMAATLAKGTTIIENAATEPEIITLADFLLKMGARINGIGTSHLEIIGVDELAPTSFEVIPDRIEAATFLCAVALTGGNVILHKVIPEHLTSVLSKIEECGTQMEIHNNSVKISSDGIISPVNVTTAPFPGFPTDVQAQWIALMAKANGTSLVEDTIYLDRFKHVPELIRLGADITLRENTAIVKGVRTLKGAKVMSTDLRASASLILGGLVAKGITEVLRVYHLDRGYETIEKKLVHLGAKIERVSGSEY